The window TCCACACCACGCCAGACCTCATCAAGCCAGCCCGCTATTTTCAACCCGATGGTCATGGGCAGGGCATGCTGGGAATGGGTCCGCCCGATGGTCACCAGATCACGGTATTGCCGGGCCCGCTGCATGAGCAGACTGATGATCTTGTGCAGGTCGCGCTCCACAACCAGCAGGACATTACGGAGCTCCAGGACCTGGGCCGTGTCCTGAATATCCTGGGTCGTGGCCCCGAAATGGATGAACTGTCCTGCTTCTTCATCACAGACCTTGCGCAGAGCCTCAAGCAGAGGCATCAGGGAATGATTGGTGAGCTGTAAGCCCTGTCGGATGCCATCAAGATCCAGCAGACAGATCCGGGCATTTTGCTGGATATTATCCGCAGCCTCCTGCGGGATGACCCCTAATTCTGCCTGGGCCGAAGCCAAGGCCACCTCCACATCAAGCCAGTGCTGGTAGCGGCGAAGGTCACAAAAAATTCGACGGGCCTCAAGGGTTGTATAACCGCCGCTGTAAAATCTGGAATCAACAATGTGGCTGTTCGGTGTGCAGGTGTTCATATCTTTCTTCTTCTCTTCCTTTTCTGTCCCATATTCTATGGTTTATATGGTTTTATTGTATTTCCTTACCAATCCTGTCCCACCTGATGGAACTCCAACGACGAGCTGAAAGGAGGGGTTCTTTAAGATCCCATGACCAGTAAAAGCTCATGGCTTTTCCTTTTATTGTGCTTTCATCAACAAAGCCCCAAAAACGACTATCAAAGCTATTATCCCGGTTGTCTCCAAGGACAAAGACAGCATGCTCAGGCACAGTCACCGGACCAAAATTATCTCTTGGGTCTTCAGAGCGAGGATGTATTGTGTTATCCTTATGTACTGTCGGATAGGCATCTTGAGGAACTCCATCAACAAAAAGCCTTTTATCCCGGAGCTCAACCACATCTCCGGCCACCGCAACTATACGTTTTATGTAGTCTAGCGAAGGATCTCTCGGGTACTCGAAAACAATGATATCGCCTCGCTCCGGTTGACGCTGCTTGTATATAAACCTATTCACCAGGAGATGATCACCGACCAGTAAGGTCGGAAGCATTGATCCAGCCGGGATCTTGTAGGCCTTGATGAAATGTTCTTTGACCAATGCTCCGGCAAGTGATTGCAAGACAATATTTGCCAGAAAGAGGTAGAGAAGATAGAAATACCATTTATTAAACTTCCGCATCTCGTAAGAGGCCGAGCTTTTTTTCGCAGCTCTCACAGAATCAAAAAAATAAAAGAGGAAATAAACGACACCAGCGACCAGGGCAACCAGTAGACCGAGCCGGTCCGGTCGAATAAAGAGTAGGAACAGGAGCATCGCCAGAAGCAGCCCCCGTCCCAGGTAGAAGAGTATGCCTCTTTTTAATTCCCCTGCGTAGACATGCCCTAGCCCACAACTCAAAAGTGACAGCAAAGCGGCAACACATGGCTTCCTTGGCTTATCCATAGAATTATTCATAGAAGATTCCTTAAATATAACATGCTGAATTATGAACTTTCCTTCCGGCGAAGGAAACGAAATAGGTATTTTTTACTCACCCACAATACTTGAACGTACCTCATGAATTACGCAAATTGCAATCTATTCGTTTGAAAATGTCTCTTTAACTCAGCTCACTAAAACACTCCAGCAGCACGTCTAATCATGAAGCAACAAGAAAAAGCACAGCAAAAAGTTCCAACCAGAACATTCGGCAAAACCGGCTTAGAAATGCCTGTGCTCTCCCTCGGCATGATGCGTTCCAGATATTCTCCCCAGGATATCCCCCTGGAACAGATCCCGGAGCATGGTCAGCAGGATATGTCCAACCTGGTAGACAAAGCCCTTTCTCTGGGCATGAATCATATTGAAACGGCGCGCAATTACGGCACCTCAGAACGCCAGCTGGCCGAAATTCTTGACCAGCATGAACGCAGCTCCCTTATCCTCCAAACCAAGGTCAAGCCAGAGGATGATCCTGAGCTATTTACTGCTCATGTACTCGACTCACTTGATCGCATGGGACAAAAAAAAGTTGATATGCTGGCCCTACATGGCCTGAATGATCATCGGAGCCTATGGCAGATATGCAGACCCGGTGGTTGCCTTGCTGCGGCCCGTAAACTTCAGGACCAAGGAAAAGTGGATTGGGTGGGATTCTCAGGGCATGGCGATGTGGAGATCATCCTCAAAGGCATTGCCCATCAGGAGGACGGCGGGTTTGATTATATGAACCTGCACTGGTACACGGTGTATCAGCGGAACAGCCCTGCCCTGGAAGCTGCTGCAGAAAACAATATGGGCGTGTTTATCATCAGCCCTACAGATAAGGGCGGCATGCTGCAAACACCGCCTGCTTGCCTCAAAGATATCTGCGCTCCCCTTACCCCGATCCAGTTTAATGACCTCTACTGCCTGCAACGCCCTGAAGTGCAGACCATCAGCGTTGGAGCCGCCCAAATCTCTGATCTTGACGATCATCTCAAGGCCTTGGACTGGCTGAATGATCAGCAAAAAATCCAGGAAATATATCGGTTATGGGAACGACGCATGGAAGAGGCAACCGGTCATACCCGACCTGATGCCCTCTGGTCGAGCTTCCCGCCCTGGCAGCAGACACCCGGCTATATCAATATCGGCATGGTCTTATGGCTGTATAATCTGGCCCGTGGCTGGGACCTTGTGGAGTTTTCCCGGCGGCGCTATAAGATGCTTGGACAGGATATGCCCTGGGTACCGGGGTTAAATGGAACAGCAGCTCGAAATTACGATCTTACGAATGTTGCGGAGCAGGCAGGAATGCCCGTTGAAAAATTAATCAGGCTGTTGGAAGAGGCGCATGCCTTGCTAGGGAAATCACGCGAGGAACAATAAAAGACAGAAAAACAAAAAGCTACACTTTATACTTCTTCAGGGCAGGAAATAAGAGCTTATCCTCTTTGCGTGCATGAGCGATAATTTCACTGATAACCTCCTCACTTGCTTGAATGATCTTTTTGACCTGCTCTTTGTCCGGCTGCGGTTCATAGATCGAGATACTCTCCTTAAATCTCTCTAAGGCGGTAAGTATATTTTTATGATCTTCCAGAAGCTCCGCGATGAAATACCGTTCATATGAAGAGCCTTTTTTCAGGATAGTCGGAAAAAGCTCCTGCTCCTCAAACTTGAAATGCTGGACAACATATTCATCTGCAAATCGATACAGACGTGGAAGATAATTCTTCGCATCATTACTGGTAATAACCTTGAGAAATTTTTCAAAGAAAACTATTGACTCTGCGAGCTTATCGTGCTCGTGAGCCTCCCTTGTCAATTTATCCATACAACTCTCTTTGTTCGATGGGTATCAAAGTGTGTTCAACAAATGCTACCGGAGAGACAAGAATGCCTCTGATTATTTATTATAAATTAAACATTTTGCAGGAAAAAGCAAACCCTTATCTTGCCTAACAAGGCCAAGTTGTCGAAAAAATCACTTCTCCCGACACCATCAAAATCCTGGCATAATTTCCAACTGCTCAAGCAACTGCACAAGAGGGTCCAAGGCCTTCTCTGGATCTGCCGAGTAGCGACTGGCCCTCATCCTGAAGACCTGCCAACCGCATCTTTCCAGTTTTTCCTGATGTTCCAGATCAATTGCATATTGTTCTGGTCCCTGCCATTGATCACCATCACAGATAAGGGCCAGCTGAGCTTGTGGTCCTTGGATCACCAAGTCGATATTTCTCCCGGCAAAGGGGTATTGCGGAACGACTCTATAGCCCATTCCACTCAGATGCTGGGCTAAATCCACCTCCAACCAGGTCTGAAATGGAGCTGGCGGCTGCTCCACCACTCTGTTCGTTCCTTGCGCTACCGCATATATCTCTTCCAGTTCTCCGGGCTCTATATTAACTCGCTGCTGAACCGACTGATGAAAATGCTTGAGCAGTTTGCTTCGCAGGCATTCAGGGCGAAGGTGCCTCTCCTGAACCGAGTGAAAGAGCCACATCTGCTCACAGGCCCGGCTGGCAGCCACATTAAACTTCTGCTGCTCTGCGGTCTTGGTCAGCGCTCTGATCTTCTGTTCAGGAGCAACCACCATGCTCAAAAAGATAACATCCCGCTCTCTCCCCTGAAAACTGGAGGAATTGCCGCAGATCAATTTTCTTCGCCCCATTTCCTCAACACCAAGGGCCCTGATCAGGAGCTCTTCAATCAGGTAAGCCTGAGCTGTCCCTTGCAGAACAATAACCCCCATCGTTTTTCCCTGATAGCGCTTATCCTGACAGCATTGGACAACCGTGGCCACCAGAGCCTCAGCCTCCTGCTGATTAACAATCCGTTGCCCCTGCCCTTCTCGCGTCCCATCCTTGACAAAAACATCCCGTAAAGGAGTAAGCCGGTTCGGCAGCGACTGACGAAGTGGAATCAGGGGGTCATCCTGATAAAAATGGGTATTACTGAAGGCTATGATTTCTGGCATACAGCGAAAATGCTCCTGCAACACAACTCTGTTGCTAAAACGCAGGAGACCGTGATCAAAGAGACTGGAGTCCACATCAAAAGAATCCGCATGCGAAAAATCAAAGAGGTATGTCTGCATATGCTGCTGCACATGCTCACGGTTCACGCCTACAGCCTCGGGGCTGATCTGCTTATCATCACCCGCAGCAAGGATTTGCTTCCCAAGGTAGAGCAGGGGCAAGGCCTCGGGACCGCATTGTGAGGCCTCATCAATAATCACGACATCAAAAAAGCCCGGTTCTGCCGGTACGGTTTCATACACCCGATGCAGCGGCATAATCCAGACCGGAAGAGCTGCTCGGCAGGCCGTCAGATGGCGGCGAGCATTTTCTTTATGGGCCTGGGCGTGCTTTCCTGTTCCTTTGCCGAATTTCTTCATGGCCTGCTGCCAGGCAATCATGTGCATATGCTGCTGATGGCCTAACCCCTGAAAAAAATGCTTCCAGGCCCGAACCGCTGTTAACGCGGAAAGCTCCTCCCGAATTTCCTGGGCAAGGCGCTGGCTATGACGATGATGACTTTCCAGGTCACTGGCAAGGAAGGTCGCCAACCAATCCTTTGCCTGGGTCCAGGCCCAAGCCTGCTCCATCTGTCCCAGGCGATCAGCCCACTCTATTCTCTGCTGACAACTTCTCAGTTGCGCAGTCAATTGCGGGGCGCTATCTGCCAGTTCATCCAGCAAACGATTTTTCTCAGCAAGTTCGTCCTGTCTGATCTTAAGCTCTTCAACCTCTCCAAAGAGCTGCTGATAGG is drawn from Candidatus Electrothrix aestuarii and contains these coding sequences:
- the lepB gene encoding signal peptidase I, with translation MNNSMDKPRKPCVAALLSLLSCGLGHVYAGELKRGILFYLGRGLLLAMLLFLLFIRPDRLGLLVALVAGVVYFLFYFFDSVRAAKKSSASYEMRKFNKWYFYLLYLFLANIVLQSLAGALVKEHFIKAYKIPAGSMLPTLLVGDHLLVNRFIYKQRQPERGDIIVFEYPRDPSLDYIKRIVAVAGDVVELRDKRLFVDGVPQDAYPTVHKDNTIHPRSEDPRDNFGPVTVPEHAVFVLGDNRDNSFDSRFWGFVDESTIKGKAMSFYWSWDLKEPLLSARRWSSIRWDRIGKEIQ
- a CDS encoding aldo/keto reductase, with product MKQQEKAQQKVPTRTFGKTGLEMPVLSLGMMRSRYSPQDIPLEQIPEHGQQDMSNLVDKALSLGMNHIETARNYGTSERQLAEILDQHERSSLILQTKVKPEDDPELFTAHVLDSLDRMGQKKVDMLALHGLNDHRSLWQICRPGGCLAAARKLQDQGKVDWVGFSGHGDVEIILKGIAHQEDGGFDYMNLHWYTVYQRNSPALEAAAENNMGVFIISPTDKGGMLQTPPACLKDICAPLTPIQFNDLYCLQRPEVQTISVGAAQISDLDDHLKALDWLNDQQKIQEIYRLWERRMEEATGHTRPDALWSSFPPWQQTPGYINIGMVLWLYNLARGWDLVEFSRRRYKMLGQDMPWVPGLNGTAARNYDLTNVAEQAGMPVEKLIRLLEEAHALLGKSREEQ
- a CDS encoding hemerythrin domain-containing protein, producing MDKLTREAHEHDKLAESIVFFEKFLKVITSNDAKNYLPRLYRFADEYVVQHFKFEEQELFPTILKKGSSYERYFIAELLEDHKNILTALERFKESISIYEPQPDKEQVKKIIQASEEVISEIIAHARKEDKLLFPALKKYKV